One Felis catus isolate Fca126 chromosome D2, F.catus_Fca126_mat1.0, whole genome shotgun sequence DNA window includes the following coding sequences:
- the CALHM2 gene encoding LOW QUALITY PROTEIN: calcium homeostasis modulator protein 2 (The sequence of the model RefSeq protein was modified relative to this genomic sequence to represent the inferred CDS: deleted 1 base in 1 codon) → MAALIAENFRFLSLFFKSKDVMIFNGLVALGTVGSQELFSVVAFHCPCSPARNYLYGLTAIGVPALALFLIGVILNNHTWNLVTECQYRRTKNCSAAPNFLLLSSILGRAAVAPVTWSVISLLRGEAYVCALSEFVDPSSLTAGEKGFPPDHATEILARFPCGEGPANLSGFREEVTRRLKYESQLFGWLLIGMVAILVFLTKCLKHYCSPLSYRQEAYWAQYRANEDQLFQRTAEVHSRVLAANNVRRFFGFVALDKDDEELVARFPVEGTQPRPQWNAITGVYLYRENQGLPLYSRLHKWAQGLAGNGTAPETVEMALVAS, encoded by the exons ATGGCAGCCCTGATTGCAGAGAACTTCCGCTTCCTATCGCTCTTCTTCAAGAGCAAGGACGTGATGATTTTCAATGGGCTGGTGGCACTGGGCACAGTGGGCAGCCAGGAGCTGTTCTCTGTGGTGGCTTTCCACTGCCCTTGCTCACCTGCCCGGAACTACCTATATGGGCTGACAGCCATCGGTGTGCCCGCCCTAGCACTCTTCCTCATCGGTGTCATCCTCAACAACCACACCTGGAACCTAGTTACCGAGTGCCAGTACCGGAGGACCAAGAACTGCTCGGCCGCCCCCAACTTCCTCCTCCTAAGCTCCATCCTGGGCCGTGCGGCCGTGGCCCCCGTGACCTGGTCTGTCATCTCCCTGCTGCGCGGTGAGGCCTACGTCTGTGCTCTCAGCGAGTTTGTGGACCCCTCCTCACTCACAGCCGGGGAAAAGGGATTCCCACCAGACCATGCCACGGAAATCCTGGCCAGGTTCCCTTGTGGGGAGGGCCCTGCCAACCTGTCAGGCTTCCGGGAGGAGGTCACCCGCAGGCTCAAGTACGAGTCCCAG CTCTTCGGGTGGCTGCTTATCGGCATGGTGGCCATCCTGGTGTTCCTGACCAAGTGCCTCAAGCATTACTGCTCGCCACTCAGTTACCGCCAGGAGGCCTACTGGGCGCAGTAC CGCGCCAACGAGGACCAGCTCTTCCAGCGCACGGCCGAGGTGCACTCGCGGGTGCTGGCCGCCAACAACGTGCGCCGCTTCTTCGGCTTTGTGGCACTCGACAAGGACGACGAGGAGCTGGTGGCCAGGTTCCCCGTGGAAGGCACCCAGCCTCGGCCACAGTGGAACGCCATCACGGGCGTCTATCTGTACCGCGAGAACCAGGGCCTCCCGCTCTACAGCCGCCTGCACAAGTGGGCCCAGGGTCTGGCGGGCAACGGCACGGCACCAGAAACCGTGGAGATGGCCCTGGTCGCCTCCTGA
- the CALHM1 gene encoding calcium homeostasis modulator protein 1 produces the protein MDKFRMIFQFLQSNQESFMNGICGIMALASAQMYSAFDFNCPCLPGYNAAYSAGILLAPPLVLFLLGLVMNNNVSMLAEEWKRPPGRRAKDPAVLRYMFCSMAQRALIAPVVWVAVTLLDGKCFLCAFCTAVPVTVLGNGSLAPGLSPPELARLLARVPCPDIYDGDWLLAREVAVRYLRCISQALGWSFVLLTTLLAFVVRSVRPCFTQAAFLKSKYWSHYIDIERKLFDETCTEHAKAFAKVCIQQFFEAMNHDLELGHAHGALATAPAGSAAPAPPEGAEEEREKLRGITDQGAVNRLLTSWHKCKPPLRLGQEEPPPVGNGWAGGGPRPPRKEVAAYFSRV, from the exons ATGGACAAGTTCCGGATGATTTTCCAGTTCCTGCAGTCCAACCAGGAGTCCTTCATGAACGGCATCTGCGGCATCATGGCACTGGCCAGCGCCCAGATGTACTCTGCCTTCGATTTCAACTGCCCCTGCTTGCCCGGCTACAACGCAGCCTACAGCGCGGGCATCCTGCTGGCGCCCCCGCTGGTGCTCTTCCTGCTCGGCCTGGTCATGAACAACAACGTGTCCATGCTGGCCGAAGAGTGGAAGCGGCCCCCGGGCCGCCGGGCCAAAGACCCTGCCGTGCTGCGCTACATGTTCTGCTCCATGGCCCAGCGGGCCCTCATCGCTCCCGTCGTCTGGGTGGCCGTCACACTGTTGGATGGCAAGTGCTTCCTCTGTGCCTTCTGCACTGCCGTGCCCGTGACTGTGCTGGGCAACGGCAGCCTGGCGCCCGGCCTGTCCCCACCCGAGCTCGCCCGCCTGCTAGCCCGGGTGCCCTGTCCCGACATCTATGACGGCGACTGGCTGCTGGCCCGCGAGGTGGCCGTGCGTTACCTGCGCTGCATCTCCCAG gCACTGGGCTGGTCCTTCGTGCTGCTGACCACACTGCTGGCATTCGTGGTGCGCTCTGTGCGGCCCTGCTTCACACAGGCCGCCTTCCTCAAAAGCAAGTACTGGTCCCACTATATCGACATCGAGCGCAAGCTCTTCGACGAGACGTGCACGGAACACGCCAAGGCCTTCGCCAAGGTCTGCATCCAGCAGTTCTTCGAGGCCATGAACCACGACCTGGAATTGGGTCACGCCCACGGGGCACTGGCCACGGCCCCCGCAGGCTCGGCTGCCCCAGCGCCCCCCGAGGGtgctgaggaggagagggagaagctcCGTGGCATCACGGATCAAGGCGCCGTGAACAGGCTGCTCACGAGCTGGCACAAATGCAAGCCGCCCCTGAGGCTGGGCCAGGAGGAGCCGCCGCCGGTGGGCAACggctgggcggggggcgggcccCGGCCTCCACGCAAGGAGGTGGCCGCCTACTTCAGCAGAGTGTGA